A segment of the Pedobacter faecalis genome:
AGGCGTTTAAAGTGCTGCTCAACCCGGCCAAAAAAATTCTTCCAGTTTTTTTTCTCTGGCTGCGACCAAACAGACTCAGCTATAGCAAATCCACGTGGCCAGGTCATGTATTCGGCCTGGCGAATATTATAAACCTGTTCGGTCCACAAGTTACCCTGACCACCTTTAATATAGCGTATATCAGCACCCGGGGGAACCGGATCGAATTCATAGGATTTGCTCAGGCGGAGTGAAGCATACACACGAGGCTCTGTAATCGGGTCGGCCTGCATGTAGTCCAGATAAGCATAGGTAGTCGGACTCATCACTACTTCGTGTTTCTTCTTCGCTGCATCCAAACCGTATTTCATGCCGCGCCAACTCATTACCGCTACACTGGGAGGCATACCCCCGTCCAGTATTTCATCCCATCCGATGAATTTTTTCCCTTTTGATTCTACGATCTTCTGAACACGTTTCGTGAAATATCCCTGAACTTCATGCATGTTGCGCAAGCCCTCACGTTTCATAAGCGCTTTGATCTGTTCATTCTTCTGCCAGAAATTTATCGGCGCTTCGTCGCCACCCATATGTATATACTGGAAGGGAAACAACGCTGCGATCTGCGTGACCACCGTGTCAAGGAAGCTGTAAACGCGTTCGTTTGCCGGACATAGTGTATTGTCTACCAACGCTATCGGTGGCGCGCCCCTCGACCAGTCCATAATCTGTTCACCCGACCGCACACGGTAGTTGACGGCTTCCGGAGTGCAGGAAAGTTCCGGATAGGCTGCAATAGCTGCCAGACTATGCCCAGGCACATCGATTTCAGGCAAAATATTCACAAAACGCTCCTGTGCGTACTGCACCAGCTCCCGGATGTCATCCTGTGTATAAAAGCCTCCGTAATCTCTCGGCTCGTCTGCCGCAGGTGGAGCAAAATAACCAAACTCACCAACGCGTTTAACCCGCCAGGCACCTACTTCAGTAAGTTTGGGAAGCCCTTTAATTTCAATACGCCATCCTTCGTCGTCGGCCAGATGCAAATGAAGGATATTGTATTTATACCTAACCATCGCGTCTATATACTGTTTAACCTCTTCCTTCGTGAAGAAATGACGGGAAACATCAAACATAAGTCCACGCCAGCCTAGCCTCGGATAATCCGTTATATCT
Coding sequences within it:
- a CDS encoding beta-N-acetylhexosaminidase — protein: MKKLLILACLLTLAFQSNAQTKPEIAIIPEPVSVTKLEGYFILPENVVIQSPALPELKQVTAFLQERFSKPTGSFVSVVQHAERPVIVLELNNRASPALGDEGYQLNVTPEKVTIKANKAAGLFYGAQSLIQLFPAEIESMEKVTNVDWQAPCADITDYPRLGWRGLMFDVSRHFFTKEEVKQYIDAMVRYKYNILHLHLADDEGWRIEIKGLPKLTEVGAWRVKRVGEFGYFAPPAADEPRDYGGFYTQDDIRELVQYAQERFVNILPEIDVPGHSLAAIAAYPELSCTPEAVNYRVRSGEQIMDWSRGAPPIALVDNTLCPANERVYSFLDTVVTQIAALFPFQYIHMGGDEAPINFWQKNEQIKALMKREGLRNMHEVQGYFTKRVQKIVESKGKKFIGWDEILDGGMPPSVAVMSWRGMKYGLDAAKKKHEVVMSPTTYAYLDYMQADPITEPRVYASLRLSKSYEFDPVPPGADIRYIKGGQGNLWTEQVYNIRQAEYMTWPRGFAIAESVWSQPEKKNWKNFFGRVEQHFKRLDVAETKYAPSVYDPIFNVSRSADKQLMIELSTEVEDLSIHYSFDNSFPDYFYPKYTEKLTVPKEASTLKVITYRGKQRVGRMMVMPVEELNKRAGKK